From Novosphingobium resinovorum, the proteins below share one genomic window:
- a CDS encoding AAA family ATPase, translated as MKTVCLHGAESTGKSVLCERLLVTRGWPFVPEYGRTYCEENGTDLTMTDLLVIAEGQARHNRRALSDDDGAPVLLFDTDQLMTAAWAQMLFGEVPEALLAYPKADLYLLFEPDVPWQEDGTRFFGTADTRARFAALAEDMLVRAGVTFVRIAGTWGEREAKAVAAIEGLLAR; from the coding sequence ATGAAGACCGTCTGCCTCCACGGCGCCGAGAGCACCGGCAAGTCGGTGCTGTGCGAGCGCCTGCTCGTCACGCGCGGCTGGCCGTTCGTGCCCGAATATGGCCGCACCTACTGCGAGGAAAACGGCACCGACCTGACGATGACCGACCTTCTCGTCATCGCCGAGGGGCAGGCCCGGCACAATCGCCGGGCGCTGTCGGACGACGACGGCGCGCCGGTCCTGCTGTTCGACACCGACCAACTGATGACCGCTGCCTGGGCGCAGATGCTGTTCGGCGAAGTGCCCGAAGCCCTGCTGGCCTATCCCAAGGCCGACCTCTACCTCCTGTTCGAGCCCGACGTGCCTTGGCAGGAGGACGGCACCCGCTTTTTCGGGACCGCTGATACCCGCGCCCGCTTCGCCGCGCTGGCTGAGGACATGCTGGTGCGTGCCGGGGTGACCTTCGTGCGCATCGCCGGAACCTGGGGCGAGCGCGAGGCGAAGGCCGTGGCGGCGATCGAGGGGTTGCTGGCGCGGTGA
- the ubiG gene encoding bifunctional 2-polyprenyl-6-hydroxyphenol methylase/3-demethylubiquinol 3-O-methyltransferase UbiG, whose translation MDNATASLPASRATIDPKEAAHFGALAAEWWDPKGTSAMLHKLNPVRLGFIREAIDGHFGTDSRGLKPLAGKRALDAGCGAGLLCEPLARMGAAVTGVDAAPENAAAARAHAEAGGLAIDYRAGELGSLGLTGYDLVCSLEVIEHVTDKAAFIGDLSAALADDGLMILSCPNRTARSRVLLVEAAERLGQVPRGTHEWSQFVTPDELRELADGAGLELGMPRGIAWSPLKGLHLSDDLALNFIATARKK comes from the coding sequence ATGGACAATGCAACTGCCTCTCTTCCCGCTTCGCGCGCAACAATCGATCCGAAGGAGGCCGCGCACTTCGGCGCCCTCGCCGCCGAGTGGTGGGATCCGAAGGGCACTTCGGCGATGCTGCACAAGCTGAACCCGGTGCGCCTGGGCTTCATCCGCGAGGCGATCGACGGACATTTCGGCACCGATTCGCGCGGCCTGAAGCCGCTGGCGGGCAAGCGCGCGCTCGACGCCGGATGCGGCGCGGGGCTGCTGTGCGAGCCGCTGGCGCGCATGGGCGCGGCGGTGACGGGCGTGGACGCCGCACCCGAAAACGCCGCCGCCGCGCGCGCCCATGCCGAGGCGGGCGGGCTGGCGATCGACTACCGCGCGGGCGAACTGGGATCGCTGGGCCTGACGGGCTACGACCTCGTCTGCTCGCTGGAGGTGATCGAGCACGTCACCGACAAGGCCGCGTTCATCGGTGACCTGTCCGCTGCGTTGGCGGACGACGGGTTGATGATCCTATCGTGCCCTAACCGCACCGCCCGCTCGCGCGTGCTGCTGGTGGAGGCGGCGGAGCGGCTCGGCCAGGTGCCCAGGGGCACGCACGAGTGGAGCCAGTTCGTGACGCCTGATGAACTTCGCGAGCTTGCGGACGGCGCCGGACTGGAACTGGGCATGCCGCGCGGGATTGCGTGGTCGCCGCTCAAGGGGCTGCACCTGTCGGACGATCTGGCGCTGAACTTCATCGCGACGGCGCGGAAGAAGTAA
- a CDS encoding aspartate kinase produces MARIVMKFGGTSMAGSERIRRVAGIVKRQQEAGHEVAVVVSAMAGETDRLVNFCREADALYDPAEYDVVVASGEQVTSGLLALTLQSMGCKARSWLGWQVPIKTDDAHAKARIEDIDAEALIASMASGQIAVIPGFQGVSPDNRVTTLGRGGSDTSAVAVAAAVKADRCDIYTDVDGVYTTDPRIVAKARKLPLVTYEEMLELASVGSKVLQTRSVSLAMKENVRVQVLSSFIDENAPAADTIPGTLIVSDEELEGSDMERQLITGIAADKNEAKITLTRIADRPGAVASIFAPLADSNINVDMIIQNVAKDKGETDVTFTVPQADLARAQALLEERKEAIGYYRMIAEGNVAKISVVGVGMRSHAGVAATMFKTLADRGINIIAISTSEIKVSVLIDTDETELAVRVLHTAYGLDAAA; encoded by the coding sequence TTGGCACGTATCGTGATGAAATTCGGCGGCACTTCCATGGCCGGGTCCGAGCGCATCCGGCGCGTGGCGGGTATCGTCAAACGCCAGCAGGAAGCCGGGCACGAAGTGGCCGTGGTCGTCTCCGCGATGGCGGGCGAGACCGACCGCCTCGTCAACTTCTGCCGTGAAGCCGATGCGCTCTACGATCCCGCCGAATACGACGTCGTCGTCGCCTCGGGCGAGCAGGTCACGTCCGGCCTCCTCGCGCTGACGCTGCAGTCGATGGGCTGCAAGGCGCGCTCGTGGCTGGGCTGGCAGGTGCCGATCAAGACCGACGACGCTCACGCCAAGGCCCGTATCGAGGACATCGACGCCGAGGCGCTGATCGCCTCGATGGCGTCGGGCCAGATCGCGGTGATCCCCGGTTTCCAGGGCGTCTCGCCCGACAACCGTGTGACCACGCTGGGGCGCGGCGGCTCGGACACTTCGGCGGTGGCCGTGGCGGCGGCGGTGAAGGCAGACCGCTGCGACATCTACACCGACGTCGACGGCGTCTACACCACCGACCCGCGCATCGTCGCCAAGGCGCGCAAGCTGCCGCTGGTGACTTATGAGGAAATGCTGGAACTGGCCTCGGTCGGCTCCAAGGTGCTGCAGACCCGCTCGGTCTCCCTCGCCATGAAGGAGAACGTGCGCGTGCAGGTGCTGTCCTCGTTCATCGACGAGAACGCGCCCGCCGCCGATACCATCCCCGGAACCCTGATCGTCAGTGACGAAGAGCTTGAAGGAAGCGACATGGAACGCCAGCTGATCACCGGCATCGCCGCCGACAAGAACGAAGCCAAGATCACCCTGACCCGCATCGCCGACCGTCCGGGCGCGGTGGCGTCGATCTTCGCGCCGCTCGCGGATTCGAACATCAACGTCGACATGATCATCCAGAACGTCGCCAAGGACAAAGGCGAGACCGACGTGACCTTCACGGTCCCGCAGGCCGACCTCGCCCGCGCGCAGGCGCTGCTGGAAGAGCGCAAGGAGGCCATCGGCTACTACCGCATGATCGCCGAGGGCAACGTGGCGAAGATCAGCGTCGTGGGCGTCGGCATGCGCAGCCACGCGGGCGTCGCGGCGACGATGTTCAAGACGCTCGCCGATCGCGGCATCAACATCATCGCCATCTCGACCAGCGAGATCAAGGTCTCGGTCCTGATCGACACCGACGAGACCGAACTGGCCGTGCGCGTGCTGCACACCGCTTACGGGCTCGACGCGGCCGCCTGA